One region of Mycolicibacterium lutetiense genomic DNA includes:
- a CDS encoding peroxiredoxin produces MTQIRTGDTAPDFELPDQTGTIRSLTSLLADGPVVLFFYPAAMTPGCTKEACHFRDLAGEFTAAGANRVGISTDPVAKQAKFADIQNFDYPLLSDADGKVAAQFGVKRGLLGKLMPVKRTTFVIGTDRTVLGVISSEISMDTHADKALEVLKAR; encoded by the coding sequence ATGACACAGATCAGGACCGGTGACACCGCTCCCGACTTCGAGCTCCCGGACCAGACCGGCACGATTCGCAGCCTGACGAGCCTGCTCGCCGACGGCCCGGTGGTGCTGTTCTTCTATCCGGCGGCGATGACTCCAGGATGCACGAAGGAGGCCTGTCACTTCCGTGATCTGGCCGGCGAGTTCACTGCCGCCGGGGCGAACCGGGTCGGAATCAGCACCGACCCGGTCGCCAAACAGGCCAAGTTCGCCGACATCCAGAACTTCGACTACCCGCTGCTCTCGGATGCCGACGGCAAGGTGGCGGCCCAGTTCGGGGTGAAGCGTGGCCTGCTCGGCAAGCTCATGCCGGTCAAGCGGACCACGTTCGTCATCGGTACCGACCGCACTGTGCTCGGGGTGATCTCCAGCGAGATCAGCATGGATACCCATGCCGACAAGGCGCTGGAAGTGCTCAAGGCACGTTGA